The Streptomyces sp. NL15-2K genome contains a region encoding:
- a CDS encoding thiamine pyrophosphate-dependent dehydrogenase E1 component subunit alpha encodes MAQRASSTSSTSKAPKKSGDPAANQASAQVVRDLHERMVRIRLFETEAGKLMEAGKLPGFLHLYVGQEAVAAGVMAALRDDDQITSTHRGHGHAVAKGVSFRHMYAELYGRVTGACLGRGGSMHINDLSLGMLGANGIVGAGIPIAVGAAFAAQYKGEDSVAVSFFGDGATNIGTFHEAANMAAVLRLPVLFICENNGYAEFTPQSKHMLITDVADRAAAYGMPSVIVDGMDAAAVHEAAAEAVARARAGEGPMMIEAKTYRFYDHQGVKGLRHPYRSDEEVAEWKTRDPIDLLEARALADGTATRAELDDTWQRTRDEIADAIAYAEASPLPDTADLLLNVYSG; translated from the coding sequence ATGGCTCAAAGGGCCTCAAGTACATCAAGCACATCCAAGGCACCGAAGAAGTCGGGCGATCCGGCCGCGAACCAGGCGTCCGCGCAGGTCGTCAGAGACCTGCACGAGCGCATGGTGCGCATCCGGCTGTTCGAGACCGAGGCGGGCAAACTCATGGAGGCCGGCAAGCTGCCGGGCTTCCTGCACCTGTACGTCGGCCAGGAAGCCGTGGCCGCGGGGGTGATGGCGGCCCTCCGCGACGACGACCAGATCACCTCCACCCACCGCGGACACGGCCACGCCGTCGCCAAGGGCGTCAGCTTCCGGCACATGTACGCCGAGCTGTACGGCCGGGTCACCGGAGCCTGCCTGGGACGCGGCGGAAGCATGCACATCAACGACCTCAGCCTCGGCATGCTCGGCGCGAACGGCATCGTCGGCGCGGGCATCCCGATCGCCGTCGGCGCCGCGTTCGCCGCCCAGTACAAGGGCGAGGACAGCGTCGCCGTCTCCTTCTTCGGTGACGGCGCCACCAACATCGGCACCTTCCACGAGGCCGCCAACATGGCCGCCGTACTGCGCCTGCCGGTGCTGTTCATCTGCGAGAACAACGGCTACGCCGAGTTCACCCCCCAGTCGAAGCACATGCTGATCACCGACGTCGCCGACCGGGCCGCCGCCTACGGCATGCCCAGCGTGATCGTCGACGGCATGGATGCGGCCGCCGTCCACGAGGCCGCCGCCGAGGCCGTGGCACGCGCCCGGGCCGGCGAGGGACCGATGATGATCGAGGCCAAGACCTACCGCTTCTACGACCACCAGGGCGTCAAGGGACTGCGTCACCCCTACCGCTCGGACGAGGAGGTCGCCGAGTGGAAAACCCGCGACCCGATCGACCTGCTGGAGGCCCGCGCCCTCGCCGACGGCACCGCCACCCGCGCGGAGCTGGACGACACCTGGCAGCGCACCCGGGACGAGATCGCCGACGCCATCGCGTACGCCGAGGCCAGTCCGCTGCCCGACACCGCCGACCTGCTCCTCAACGTCTACTCGGGGTGA
- a CDS encoding VOC family protein has product MTEPFEAGVVVRDMELMERFYREALGCLAVHRSRIPESIGTPAGLGGELLVVWLQVPSGGRVKLILPRTPPAPAESAVPLTGRRGLSYLTFRLDDLDPVVAALPAAGARPLSDPVVVRARGRRISFWADPEGNAVELVDERGDDPAPDRTEA; this is encoded by the coding sequence ATGACCGAGCCGTTCGAGGCGGGTGTGGTCGTCCGCGACATGGAGCTGATGGAGCGGTTCTACCGCGAGGCACTCGGCTGCCTGGCGGTGCATCGCTCGCGCATACCGGAGTCCATCGGCACCCCGGCCGGGCTGGGCGGCGAGCTCTTGGTCGTCTGGCTGCAGGTGCCCTCCGGCGGGCGCGTGAAGCTGATCCTGCCCCGGACGCCCCCGGCACCGGCGGAGTCGGCCGTACCGCTGACCGGACGCCGGGGGCTGTCGTACCTCACCTTCCGCCTGGACGACCTGGACCCGGTGGTGGCGGCACTGCCGGCCGCGGGCGCCCGGCCCCTGTCGGATCCGGTCGTCGTCCGGGCGCGGGGGCGGCGGATCAGCTTCTGGGCGGACCCGGAAGGCAACGCGGTGGAGCTGGTCGACGAGCGCGGCGACGATCCGGCGCCGGATCGGACAGAGGCGTAG
- a CDS encoding aromatic ring-hydroxylating dioxygenase subunit alpha, with translation MVQISAPEASETDARRQPPPAPEYSSWISQDRSTDAASVTMRREAAELVERVMTHYRDNTTHEADGQWTEPVAHYHDADRWRRETDAVHRSVPLPLAMSAELPGPNTYKALDVLGVPVLITRDRQGAVHAMINACRHRGAKIIEPGCGVSKRLTCPYHSWSYDLAGQLRGVYAEKTFGDVPREGRSLVKLPAGERAGIVFVSLDPAAEHDLDAWLGDLQPLLEGMRLGECHHYGTKELPSPNWKVTLDGYLETYHFASLHPKTVFETNLSNMMVHDTWGPHQRLAPALRPIAQAVELSPDKRDPGECVGPIYWLFPGLAIAGGWRQKIAVSLVLPRTATESVTQQIILLREPAVTDEERQAADRFGEWFYEVVRDEDYATTYGVQQGLHALSGTDFVFGRNEPGLQHFHRTIHQHLENTARAAR, from the coding sequence GTGGTCCAGATCAGTGCGCCGGAGGCTTCGGAGACAGACGCCCGGCGTCAGCCGCCCCCGGCCCCCGAGTACTCCTCGTGGATCAGCCAGGACCGGTCCACCGACGCAGCGTCCGTGACGATGCGGCGCGAGGCCGCCGAACTCGTCGAGCGCGTGATGACGCACTACCGCGACAACACGACGCACGAGGCGGACGGCCAGTGGACGGAACCTGTCGCCCACTACCACGACGCCGACCGCTGGCGACGGGAGACGGACGCCGTCCACCGGAGCGTCCCGCTGCCGCTCGCCATGTCCGCGGAACTTCCCGGACCGAACACCTACAAGGCCCTGGACGTGCTCGGCGTCCCGGTGCTGATCACCCGGGACCGCCAGGGCGCCGTACACGCGATGATCAACGCCTGCCGGCACCGGGGCGCGAAGATCATCGAGCCGGGCTGCGGGGTGTCCAAACGCCTCACCTGCCCGTATCACTCCTGGTCGTACGACCTCGCCGGGCAGCTGCGAGGTGTGTACGCCGAGAAGACCTTCGGTGACGTACCGCGCGAGGGGCGCAGCCTGGTGAAGCTGCCCGCCGGGGAGCGCGCCGGGATCGTCTTCGTCTCCCTCGACCCGGCGGCCGAGCACGACCTCGACGCCTGGCTGGGCGATCTGCAGCCGCTCCTCGAGGGGATGCGGCTGGGGGAGTGTCACCACTACGGGACCAAAGAGCTACCCAGTCCCAACTGGAAGGTCACCCTCGACGGGTACCTGGAGACGTACCACTTCGCCTCGCTGCACCCGAAGACGGTGTTCGAGACGAACCTCTCCAACATGATGGTCCACGACACCTGGGGCCCTCACCAGCGCCTCGCACCGGCCCTGCGCCCCATCGCGCAGGCGGTCGAACTCTCCCCGGACAAGCGCGATCCCGGCGAGTGCGTCGGCCCCATCTACTGGCTGTTCCCGGGGCTGGCGATCGCCGGTGGCTGGCGCCAGAAGATCGCCGTCTCCCTGGTGCTTCCCCGGACGGCCACCGAGTCGGTGACCCAGCAGATCATCCTGCTGCGGGAACCGGCGGTCACCGACGAGGAACGCCAGGCCGCCGACCGGTTCGGCGAGTGGTTCTACGAGGTGGTCCGCGACGAGGACTACGCGACCACCTACGGAGTCCAGCAGGGCCTGCACGCCCTCAGCGGCACCGACTTCGTCTTCGGGCGCAACGAGCCCGGACTGCAGCACTTCCACCGCACCATTCACCAGCACCTGGAAAACACAGCAAGAGCCGCCAGGTGA
- a CDS encoding SDR family NAD(P)-dependent oxidoreductase, translating to MVATGSLDGRVAVITGSTRSIGRAIAEAFLADGATVVISGRSELKGKQALEEMGAGDRTAFHPCDANRQEDIEALADFAAERFGRLDIWVNNVGGTSGFAPVHELSDEAWHDALNLNLNAYFYGTRRALPKMLAGGWGRIINISSVEGKQANKPAISHYITNKHAIHGLTKATAFEYGTQGITCNAICPGAVDTDLMRAAGPAAAEAEGISYEEWLGRFAEHAATKKITTVEQIAGVASLLASDAGAGITGTLISVDGGTAQW from the coding sequence ATGGTGGCTACGGGCAGCCTCGACGGACGTGTCGCGGTGATCACGGGCAGCACGCGCAGCATCGGCCGCGCCATCGCCGAGGCCTTCCTGGCCGACGGCGCGACGGTCGTGATCAGCGGCCGTTCGGAGCTCAAGGGCAAGCAGGCACTGGAGGAGATGGGCGCCGGGGACCGGACCGCCTTCCACCCCTGCGACGCCAACAGGCAGGAGGACATCGAGGCCCTCGCGGACTTCGCCGCCGAGCGCTTCGGCCGGCTCGACATCTGGGTCAACAACGTCGGCGGCACCTCGGGCTTCGCCCCCGTCCACGAACTCAGCGACGAGGCCTGGCACGACGCCCTCAACCTGAACCTCAACGCCTACTTCTACGGCACCCGCCGAGCCCTGCCGAAGATGCTGGCGGGCGGCTGGGGCCGCATCATCAACATCTCCTCCGTCGAGGGCAAGCAGGCCAACAAGCCGGCGATCAGCCACTACATCACCAACAAGCACGCCATCCACGGACTGACCAAGGCGACCGCCTTCGAGTACGGCACCCAGGGCATCACCTGCAACGCCATCTGCCCCGGCGCCGTCGACACCGACCTGATGCGGGCCGCGGGGCCGGCGGCGGCCGAGGCCGAGGGCATCTCGTACGAGGAGTGGCTGGGCCGCTTCGCGGAGCACGCCGCCACCAAGAAGATCACCACCGTGGAGCAGATCGCCGGTGTCGCCTCGCTGCTCGCGAGCGACGCGGGCGCGGGCATCACGGGCACGCTGATCAGCGTCGACGGTGGAACGGCACAGTGGTAG
- a CDS encoding PEP-utilizing enzyme: protein MKSWITDWQRSERLPHYTRANAGETLPEPASPLGWSLVWGRGLQGWRRGFVGFGIYREEEVAGPRPPFVGMFGGYFYLNLSHMRLFGIRMGQTADQIDTAFVGQRSDTPVYAAHPEDQDGELTAKAGGTLQRMLGQTSFPEADADRERLRRVRRERPDLTRLSDAELVAHARSLLDEVETTFQRHVESSLPASVGPAILGPLCASLDRSGDLLDLIGGLGDVDSASPSTGLWTLSRHVATSAELTALFDEGPAAVERALDGATGDVKTFRDAFEEFLAESGDRGPNEWDIHARSWEAAPVQALALVDRIRHSADDDSPAVRHQRLTERRERTAREIRAALPEDVRPMFDAGMHAAQVWIPARERTKANCVTVVNEIRMAVRELGRRGVEAGRFDQSEDVMMLLDTELDDYVADPESFGPVIAQRLREYAGLHELEPPFFVARDAQTEIDTWPRRTEERTEAAVEGDVLSGVGGSHGTYTGRVRVVTDPASCEALEPGEVLVAPITDAAWTPLFLVAGAAVVDVGALNSHAVVVCRELGIPAVISVEGGTRRLRDGMVITVDGDKGTVTVDSVPAALVI, encoded by the coding sequence ATGAAGAGCTGGATCACGGACTGGCAGCGCAGTGAGCGGCTGCCGCACTACACCCGGGCCAACGCGGGGGAGACCCTTCCGGAGCCCGCCAGCCCGCTGGGCTGGAGCCTGGTGTGGGGGCGCGGGCTGCAGGGCTGGCGTCGCGGATTCGTCGGGTTCGGCATCTACCGCGAGGAGGAGGTGGCCGGTCCCCGACCGCCGTTCGTCGGCATGTTCGGCGGCTACTTCTACCTCAACCTCTCGCACATGCGGCTGTTCGGCATCCGCATGGGCCAGACCGCCGACCAGATCGACACGGCCTTCGTCGGCCAGCGCTCCGACACCCCGGTGTACGCGGCGCACCCCGAGGACCAGGACGGCGAGCTGACGGCCAAGGCCGGCGGCACGCTCCAGCGGATGCTCGGCCAGACCTCCTTCCCGGAGGCCGACGCCGACCGGGAGCGGCTGCGCCGTGTCCGCCGCGAGCGGCCCGACCTGACGCGGCTGTCGGACGCCGAACTGGTGGCGCACGCCCGCTCGCTGCTCGACGAGGTGGAGACGACGTTCCAGCGGCATGTCGAGTCGTCGCTGCCGGCGTCCGTCGGACCGGCGATCCTCGGCCCGCTGTGCGCGAGCCTGGACCGTTCCGGCGACCTGCTCGACCTCATCGGCGGGCTGGGAGACGTCGACTCGGCCTCGCCCTCGACCGGACTGTGGACGCTGTCCCGCCACGTGGCGACCTCCGCGGAACTCACCGCGCTCTTCGACGAGGGCCCGGCCGCGGTGGAGCGGGCGCTCGACGGGGCGACCGGGGACGTCAAGACGTTCCGTGACGCGTTCGAGGAGTTCCTGGCCGAGTCCGGCGACCGCGGCCCCAACGAGTGGGACATCCACGCCCGGTCCTGGGAAGCGGCGCCAGTCCAGGCGCTGGCCCTGGTCGACCGGATCCGGCACAGCGCCGACGACGACTCCCCGGCCGTCCGCCACCAGCGGCTGACCGAGCGGCGTGAGCGGACGGCGCGGGAGATCCGGGCCGCGCTGCCCGAGGACGTGCGGCCGATGTTCGACGCCGGCATGCACGCCGCCCAGGTGTGGATCCCGGCCCGCGAGCGCACCAAGGCGAACTGTGTGACCGTCGTCAACGAGATCCGGATGGCGGTACGAGAGCTCGGCCGGCGCGGGGTCGAGGCGGGGCGCTTCGACCAGTCCGAGGACGTGATGATGCTGCTGGACACCGAACTCGACGACTACGTCGCCGATCCGGAGTCCTTCGGCCCCGTCATCGCGCAGCGGCTTCGGGAGTACGCCGGCCTGCACGAGCTGGAACCGCCGTTCTTCGTCGCGCGGGACGCGCAGACCGAGATCGACACCTGGCCGCGCCGCACCGAGGAGCGCACCGAGGCCGCCGTCGAGGGTGATGTGCTCAGCGGCGTCGGCGGCAGCCACGGCACCTACACCGGCAGAGTGCGGGTGGTCACCGACCCGGCCTCCTGCGAGGCGCTGGAGCCGGGAGAGGTGCTGGTGGCGCCGATCACGGACGCGGCCTGGACCCCGCTGTTCCTGGTCGCCGGAGCCGCCGTCGTGGACGTGGGCGCGCTCAACAGCCACGCCGTCGTGGTCTGCCGCGAGCTCGGCATACCGGCCGTCATCTCCGTCGAGGGCGGCACGCGGCGGCTGCGCGACGGCATGGTGATCACGGTCGACGGCGACAAGGGAACGGTCACCGTGGACAGCGTCCCGGCGGCGCTCGTCATCTGA
- a CDS encoding putative quinol monooxygenase codes for MSEEVIVAGWMDYEPGDRGAMLGQLVELGRRTLEEEPGCLDYAMTADPSDERRIRVYERWASQQALDDHFTTPHITDFRAAVAGLTRVGVSLQAHSVAASRPMR; via the coding sequence GTGTCAGAGGAAGTCATCGTCGCCGGCTGGATGGACTACGAGCCGGGCGACCGCGGCGCGATGCTGGGGCAGCTGGTCGAACTGGGGCGCCGGACCCTCGAAGAGGAACCGGGCTGTCTGGACTACGCCATGACCGCGGACCCGAGCGACGAGCGGCGGATCCGCGTGTACGAGCGGTGGGCCTCGCAGCAGGCCCTCGACGACCACTTCACGACCCCGCACATCACGGACTTCCGGGCTGCCGTGGCCGGGCTGACCCGGGTGGGGGTCTCCTTGCAGGCCCACAGCGTGGCCGCGTCACGCCCCATGCGCTGA
- a CDS encoding NADP-dependent oxidoreductase, translating to MTPRTTRVVCLVRRPDGEPVPGDFAVEERPLPSLAEGQLLVRNLYMSVDPSMRGRLESTEKHYTHNFTPGSPLDGRALGVVEESRCASVPAGAYVRHQLGWRQWAVLDPADTDGAGRIDPGLAPLPTWLGLLGQTGFTAYVGLTRVAALRPGDTVFVSAAAGAVGSAAGQFARLLGAERVVGTAGGPDKCALLVKEFGYDAAADYRAEPVREALARMAPDGIDVYFDNVGGEQLAAALHALRTGGRVALCGMMSQFGGERRPADINQLIQAVLKRLTLNGFIVRDHEDLRPEFERRVASWLGSGRITARETVVDGLEHAPGALLALLAGGNVGKMLVRLGDSA from the coding sequence GTGACACCCCGTACGACCCGGGTTGTCTGTCTCGTGCGCCGGCCCGACGGAGAACCCGTCCCCGGTGACTTCGCCGTCGAGGAGCGCCCCCTGCCGTCCCTCGCGGAGGGACAACTGCTCGTCCGCAACCTCTACATGAGCGTCGACCCGTCCATGCGCGGGCGGCTGGAGAGCACCGAGAAGCACTACACGCACAACTTCACGCCCGGATCGCCGCTCGACGGCCGGGCGCTGGGCGTCGTGGAGGAGAGCCGCTGCGCCTCCGTGCCGGCGGGTGCGTATGTGCGTCACCAGCTGGGCTGGCGGCAGTGGGCCGTGCTGGACCCCGCGGACACCGACGGCGCCGGTCGCATCGACCCCGGACTCGCCCCGCTGCCCACCTGGTTGGGGCTGCTCGGGCAGACCGGCTTCACCGCGTACGTCGGGCTGACCCGGGTCGCCGCGCTGCGCCCCGGCGACACCGTCTTCGTGTCCGCGGCGGCCGGGGCCGTGGGCAGCGCCGCCGGACAGTTCGCCCGGCTGCTGGGCGCGGAGCGGGTCGTCGGGACCGCCGGAGGGCCGGACAAGTGCGCCCTGCTGGTGAAGGAGTTCGGCTACGACGCCGCCGCGGACTACCGCGCCGAACCGGTGCGCGAAGCGCTGGCCCGGATGGCGCCCGACGGCATCGACGTCTACTTCGACAACGTGGGCGGGGAGCAACTCGCCGCCGCCCTGCACGCGTTGCGGACCGGGGGCCGGGTCGCCCTGTGCGGCATGATGTCGCAGTTCGGCGGGGAGCGGCGGCCCGCCGACATCAACCAGTTGATCCAGGCGGTCCTCAAGCGGCTGACCCTGAACGGCTTCATCGTCCGGGACCACGAGGATCTGCGGCCGGAGTTCGAGCGCCGGGTCGCGAGCTGGCTCGGTTCGGGCCGGATCACCGCGCGGGAGACGGTCGTCGACGGCCTGGAGCACGCTCCCGGCGCGCTGCTGGCCCTGCTGGCCGGCGGCAACGTCGGCAAGATGCTGGTCCGGCTGGGCGATTCCGCGTAA
- a CDS encoding transposase: MAKQVIHPLTGHVYRLTENGLVEVTDPKTGAQGTFDFQARWQSGELRHADLQMAGWVGRLARRRAPEQPEE; the protein is encoded by the coding sequence ATGGCCAAGCAAGTGATCCATCCGCTGACCGGGCATGTGTACCGGCTCACCGAGAACGGTCTGGTCGAGGTGACCGACCCGAAGACCGGAGCTCAGGGCACCTTCGACTTCCAGGCCCGGTGGCAGTCGGGCGAACTGCGCCACGCCGACCTCCAGATGGCCGGCTGGGTGGGGCGCCTCGCCCGGCGGCGCGCCCCCGAGCAGCCGGAGGAGTGA
- a CDS encoding 2Fe-2S iron-sulfur cluster binding domain-containing protein, which yields MDEHVTHRVAVRPLGAELEVLDGEDLFSAAQRLGYRWPTVCGGKGTCRTCFVVVDEGTENCSPVDPLEREGIEALRRPVDGLTRLACRLRVEGPVTVTKRGVRRRVQE from the coding sequence GTGGATGAGCACGTGACCCACCGCGTGGCGGTCCGGCCCTTGGGCGCCGAACTCGAAGTGCTCGACGGTGAGGACCTGTTCAGCGCCGCCCAACGGCTCGGATACCGCTGGCCCACCGTCTGCGGCGGCAAGGGGACCTGCCGTACCTGCTTCGTGGTGGTCGACGAGGGCACCGAGAACTGTTCCCCCGTGGACCCGCTGGAACGCGAGGGCATCGAAGCCCTGCGCAGACCCGTGGACGGCCTGACCCGGCTCGCCTGCCGCCTCCGGGTCGAGGGCCCGGTGACCGTGACCAAGCGCGGCGTACGCCGCCGAGTGCAGGAGTGA